A stretch of the Plasmodium berghei ANKA genome assembly, chromosome: 10 genome encodes the following:
- a CDS encoding cysteine protease ATG4, putative, protein MENKTKCLQHKNGVKHVKSSQITTNKNKQNNNDRLVHENGQANIPNMGGTHDKKIFKKMQSQKYGNNLSIIKNKTSENLYNHNNKSKYDFINYLNGIKSNFSIINYFKMLVNVSIYNYIPFNFRNISNDAYVCGNSFILKDPNSLKLFLILCKSKILFTYRSNFLIKTSDSKTLVSSSSSNSTRMKNSNHFLEINKVVESIKSSTSFDYATTFRDNNIIHSVSKNFDNEKINILTSANNNDKHVNSSTDNDIIIRNYLSISSINKYSHYNNINNGKEENKKGFKKNRGAKIKGKYYKNKVINFTDMPEHFLNKIYYDKKKYLYINCESISSFSHIYIFNKKKHVHMNKDNCSYNKNDSNDNLIENKTSAGMHLNNMNDSQETIIYIKDNFENEKSNFSSLNHNSVENANSVDTEQFITRSNDKLISSENDNLNSNLENKNLKMYKDTSEEFISKVNKLINNANVMDCYNGSNSDGQKKHEKLFKNELYTIKKKLGTNNTINSKIKNKYRHFFKLKKKRKKKKTDDTISIYMSDKGWGCMIRVVQMVLVNIFVKYTISEDFMFFHNLNDYIFYKNSLNLNTEKLLHEKSEEKITKYHTEKIKLKKLEDKTHEIYCLKKVSKSNISDENDNCSILSKNSNHTLGDKPKHTLNGNVKTIHQQDQYKYKYNDISILGLKKLIFSDNNNSTSSNNTNIFHYFKCYKTYRDFLMNSENNIQDMNKNNYLIFPILSKFRDTENAKYSIQNIIYEAMKYNKIHKESIEKFVYEWFGPTNSAIIISNIINKKKVCFLRKKRKNTIIDKHLDKQNSVDGYKNNTKCIFVKKKYRNAFFSIAFETGVIYNNRVLKFFQIKQKVFVIIWVCLKLGIDSKSILKYKQSILSCFRLKQFQGISGGNTYTSAYYFYSANDNGLFYIDPHIKCQKAFTDLNTNISSEFFMHRINLLPWEHLNSSMSLVYVVNSKDDYFDLIHNLKLIDPNIFEVYEEEPQYTFKGELNVDSDDSELILL, encoded by the exons atggaaaataaaacaaagtGCTTACAACATAAAAATGGCGTAAAACATGTAAAATCTTCCCAAATTACGACTAATAagaataaacaaaataacaATGATAGATTGGTACATGAAAATGGACAAGCAAATATTCCTAATATGGGTGGTACacatgataaaaaaatttttaaaaaaatgcaatcccaaaaatatggaaataatttaagtattataaaaaataaaactagCGAAAATTTGTATAACCATAAcaataaatcaaaatatgactttataaattatttaaatggtATTAAAAGTAATTTCTccattataaattattttaaaatgttaGTTAATGTAtctatttataattatataccTTTTAATTTCagaaatatatcaaatgaTGCTTATGTGTGTGGAAATTCTTTTATTCTCAAAGATCCTAattctttaaaattatttttaattctgtgcaaatcaaaaatattatttacatatagATCGAACTTCCTCATAAAAACTAGTGATAGTAAAACGCTAGTTAGCAGTAGTAGTAGTAATAGTACCCGTATGAAGAATAGtaatcattttttagaaataaataaagttGTAGAAAGCATTAAGAGTAGCACATCCTTTGATTATGCCACTACTTTTAgggataataatattattcattctgtaagtaaaaattttgataatgaaaaaattaatatccTAACCTCCGccaataataatgataagcATGTTAATTCATCTACTGataatgatattattattaggaATTATTTAAGCATCTCttctataaataaatattctcattataataatataaataatggcaaagaggaaaataaaaaggggtttaaaaaaaacagagGGGCAAAAATCAAGGGAAAATActacaaaaataaagttataAATTTTACAGATATGCCagaacattttttaaataaaatatattatgataaaaaaaaatacttgtatataaattgtGAAAGTATATCAAGTTTTagccatatatatatttttaataaaaaaaaacatgtaCACATGAATAAAGACAACTGTtcatataacaaaaatgatTCCAATGACAACCTTATAGAAAACAAAACTAGCGCAGGCATGCATCTTAACAATATGAATGATAGCCAAgaaacaattatatatataaaggataattttgaaaatgaaaaaagtaatttttcatctttAAATCATAATAGTGTCGAAAATGCTAATTCTGTAGACACTGAACAGTTTATCACTAGAAGCAATGATAAACTTATTTCCAGTGAAAACGATAATCTAAATAGTAatttggaaaataaaaatttaaaaatgtataaagaTACCTCGGAAGAGTTTATAAGCAAAGTGAACAAGCTAATCAATAATGCAAATGTAATGGACTGTTATAATGGTAGTAATAGTGATGGACAAAAGAAACACGAAAAGTTGTTCAAAAATGAActatatacaataaaaaaaaaattgggtactaataatactataaatagtaaaattaaaaacaaatataggcacttttttaaattaaaaaaaaaacgaaaaaaaaaaaaaacagatgATACTATATCTATTTATATGAGCGATAAAGGCTGGGGTTGTATGATTAGAGTAGTTCAGATGGTATtagttaatatatttgtcaAATATACAATATCCGAAgattttatgttttttcataatctaaatgattatatattttataaaaattccCTTAATTTAAACACGGAAAAATTGCTACATGAAAAAagtgaagaaaaaataacgaAATATCATACAGAGAAAattaaattgaaaaaaCTTGAAGATAAAACACATGAAATTTactgtttaaaaaaagtttccaaatcaaatatatcggatgaaaatgataattgtTCAATATTaagtaaaaatagtaaCCACACACTTGGAGATAAACCAAAACACACATTAAATGGAAATGTAAAAACCATACATCAACAAGATCAATAtaagtataaatataatgatatatctatacttggattaaaaaaattaattttcaGTGATAATAACAATAGCACAAGCAGTAATAATACAAACATATtccattattttaaatgttataaaaCTTATAGagattttttaatgaacagtgaaaataatattcagGATATGAATAAGAACAACTATTTGATATTTCctatattatcaaaattcCGAGATACTGAAAATGCAAAATATTCAATACAGaacattatatatgaagcaatgaaatataacaaaattcATAAAGAAAGTATAGAAAAATTTGTGTATGAATGGTTTGGGCCTACTAATAGTgcaattattatatctaatataattaataaaaaaaaagtgtgttttcttagaaaaaaaagaaaaaatacaataataGATAAGCATTTagataaacaaaatagTGTCGatggatataaaaataacactAAGTgcatatttgtaaaaaaaaaataccgAAATGCATTTTTCTCTATAGCTTTTGAAACAGgagtaatatataataatcgtgttttaaaattttttcaaataaagcAAAAAGTATTTGTAATTATATGGGTATGCTTAAAATTAGGAATTGATTCAAAAAGTATTTTGAAGTATAAGCAATCAATATTATCGTGCTTTCGTTTAAAACAATTTCAAGGAATAAGTGGAGGGAACACTTATACTAGtgcttattatttttattcagCAAATGACAATggtcttttttatatagacCCTCATATAAAGTGCCAAAAAGCCTTTACGGatttaaatacaaatataagttcagaattttttatgcatcGAATAAATCTATTACCATGGGAGCATTTGAATTCATCAATGTCATTAGTCTATGTAGTTAAT tCTAAAGATGACTATTTCGATTTAATTCACAATTTAAAATTGATTGACCCCAATATATTTGAAGTCTATGAAGAAGAACCAcaatatacttttaaagGAG AATTAAACGTTGATAGTGATGACTCAGAATTGATTTTGTTGTAA